TGTAGGACTCAGTGCTGTAGTGACACCACAGCAGTAACACAGCACTGTAAAGTATAAAAGTCTGTGACTATGATGAAGTATTTCTTACATCAGAGGGTAAAATGATTATTACTGCAGGATTAATGTGGAGCTGCTTGGTTTCATCATCAGTCTGTGGCTGAGGGGTCGTTCACCTGCTCATCGTCTTCATAACCGACCGCTTTGTAAAAATTCAGAGATCATAGCCCACCACACTAACTGCACTTTGATTCATCTTAAAACACTGTGCACAGAGATatcacagaggtcagaggtcaccacACTGATGATACAGACAGAAGAAAGCAGAGACTCAACAACACAAGGAGTGAAAATAAGATGAGATAATAACTGAGGTCAACTTTAGTGCCAAACATGAAGAAAAGctaaagatgaaagtgaatgAGGGACGAGGTGATCGTTCAGAGGATGGTTTCAAACTCTGACGCAGCTCCTCTGAACTGATTTAGtttacaaagtaaaaacattaaaattatcaaagagaaaaacatcaaAGCGCCACATCTGCACAGAGTTTAACATCTGGCCTGAAACATGTTTGCAAACCTCAAACTAATCGCTCTGATTAATCGACTGATCATTAAACTGTTGTTTGAGTCTGTGACGCgtgcagcaggagagagagcagagaaggAGAAGCAGCTCTTCAGCTGCTCTTTATCTCTGATGGACGTCTCAGTATTAAACACTAATAAACTGATCTGGGCTCAGTGTTTGTTTAACCAGCAGGAGCCTGGTGCAGCGCTGACCCCGCCCACCCCAGAGTCTGGGTGCGTTTGATTAAAACACAGGAGAAAGTCACATTTGAGTCTGAAGAAccacagagagaagaaggagaagCAGTGAACTCACAGCTCTGATGTTCCTCTGATGGTTCTCCTCCTTTGATGGTTCTCCTCCTTTGATGGTTCTCCTCTGCGACTCCTGGAAAACGAACCAGACTGAGGAGCTTGTGTtcctctgctgcagcttcacctGAATAATCCGCTCATTCAGCACCGggactcctcctcttcctccgggCGGTCACTGCTCTGTGCTGCTGTGGGTGGGGGTCTCTGTGGGTTCAGGCTGTGGAGCTCAGGCTTCTgatttgtgtcagtgtggcGCCATCTGCAGGTCAGTCTCGGTGCTGCACTCTGTAGCATGTGTGGGAGGAGTCCTGCTCCTCAGCCGCCACCCCCTCTGACATCATCCTGGAGTTCGTCATACAGACGTGTCTGAACATGAGAACTCCTCTCAGGTTCTTTACAAACCTCAAAAGAACCGAAGCAACAGGTTAAACAGAGTGTTTGTATCAGCTGTCTGTGCTTCATCAGAGGAACTTCATCATCCTCAGACTTGTTCACATAATGATGTGATGAGAGCACAGTTTGATTGGTTATCCACAGATTTAggaatcatccatccatcttcttccgcttacccagggccgggtcgcgggggcagcagcctcagcAGAGAAACCCAGACtttctccccagccacctcctccagcttgtccatgAGAccaccaaggtgttcccaggccagccgagagatacaATCtttccagcgtgtcctgggtctgccccggggcctcctcccctGATTTAGgaatcatttaaactttgtATGAAACAATACACAGAAAGGAGCATGAAAGGAGCACTTTTTAATTAGAGTTCAGCATCAAGTCTCAGTCCCCAAATCACGGCTGAAACTgaggagaccgagcgttctctATCGTGGCTCCTGAGCTTTGCaataatcttcctcttcacattaggcgatcgacatcagtgctggtttttaaatccagattgaaaacacatttttattcactggcttttgactgacttgtattttattgttttcgctatgtttattattttattgtatttattattcttatggcATCTATTATATTTctgttgttcagcactttggtcagccttgtgtgtttttaaagtgctatataaataaacgatgatgatgatgatgatgatgatgatgaagtcaGTTACACTGTTGGGACACTTTTTGTGGATACGTTTATTTCCCATCAttcagcagaggcagcagggCTGTAGTAATATTAATAAGGTGGAACCTCTCCCTCACCGTGGCTGACTGTATAAAAGAGAATAATGGGCGTTATGTTATTGTCAAAGGAAGTTTGACATCAGAGTTTGTGATAATGAATGTTTACCCACCAGAGCATCCCTCTGATTTTCTGATTCACATGTAAAATCAACTTCttgttcctttttctttcatctAAAGAGTGCAGCGGTGTTTTTAACCCAGTGCAGTTTATTATCGTTGTGTACTccgaggtatttatagtccACATCGACCCCCtcgattgaaacaggggtcacaGGTTTCCTGGTCCTCCTTAAGTACGTTGAGCTGTAAATAATTCTCTcgcaccacgtgacaaaggagttaACCACAGCCCGCTACTCTGACTCATCACCCTCACCGATCCacccaaccaccgcagagtcatcagaaaacttctgaagatgccAGGTCTGTAATCCTGGGGCCAATGGGAtgtggcgtctttggtacaggaacgaggcatgatgtcttccacagcaATGGGACCCTCTGTAGACTCACACTCAACATGagcagtttatgaaagactccacaaagCTGGGGGAGCAGGCCTCGAGGACACGGGACTCACactgtctggtccagcagacttgtgGAGTCTCCTCATCTGTCTCTGAACCTGGTCATGAGTGAAAGTGAGAggggggggaggggtgtcaggactTTTACAGGAGGCTATGATGCAGTGTGGAGACAGTGGGTGGCTGTGGACTGCAGGCTGACCACAGGTAATGCTGTGGGGGGAGCAACATTCACTGCAGTGTCCAGTCTGTTGTAAAACACATTCAACACGTTAGCTCTGTCCTCACCACCCCCAGCTCCTCTGCTGTTGGATGGTCTTCGTGCCATTCCACACCTCTGTTAtgttgttctgctggagtttaaACTCCAACCTTCTGTCACGGTTGCCGATAGCCAACTGCGGGGAtgtgaggaaaaggaggacccaggcgtgGAGCTCTGAATGtaagcagtgcgtttatttacagtgcagtaaATGACCAGTACATAATAAATCCCCGGAGCTCCCTAGACTCCTGTGTCGTGTCTCACTCAAACGTCTGTGCTCGTGCTCTCCGCTCCCGTGTTACCGCACATGCCATGCATTCTGCTCCACGCTCTTCCTGCAAGGAAACAACAGAGGCAGCCGTCAAACACAACTCCTGCAGGCAGACACGACACTAGTCTAGTCTAACTTGGAGTGTGGCAGGGacttcaggtgtggccagtcctccagcagggccacacccatcagGCCTGAAGGTGCTACAGAAAGCAgctgtacatacacacacatacctgcCTACATACAAATGTGGACACAGAACAGTAGCACAGTATCACATATAGCACATATACTTCATAACTGCTCAGGGTCCTGGGTCGCTCAGACCCAGGGTCCCTGACACCTTCTCCTGTAACTGTCCTTATCCTCTCTGAACTCCGCCTTTATTAACACCTGAACTGTTCTCACCTCCTCTCTGTCACCCCTCCTCTCATCATTGAGGAGAACCTCCTATTGTTTATGAGACAtaggctgtgtcccaatgactgtataaaagatggacgacGCGACCCCGCTTCCTCCCATTGTGCaagaatgaagacaaaatatCCCGCTTGTggaggctgccatcttgcaaatttGGAGCCAGAGTCTGCGCAGTAGTGACTTGAGGTGGAGCGACTGTGTAACGCGCCTGCCCACATACCCGCTGGATGTGACCGCAAACACGCCCCCCTACACTTTTTACGTAGCCCAGCTGCTCgagtttttttgctggtttaccGGCGACTGATGACTTGTTTAATTAAGGTAAATACAACCACGTCACTGTtataaaaaagacacacagcttATCATCTTATAGTTCTAAAATCACTCTGTTGTTAATTCGTTTGCTAGATTAGCCGCTAGCATGCGCACTGTGTTGGAGGCTAGTTGCTAGCTAGTTAGCGATGCTACACACCTGTTACTGTAATAGTCTGTGTTATTGAAGGATTCAGGACTCCTTATGTTattttttatccatttttagACAGCGATGAGATCAGCTGCTCACTCTACAGAGGCCCAGagttactgttaatatcaaaaatataatgctgtCCTTTGAGATTTTAACATAAGACTGAGTGTAATGGatctaaaactgtttaaatctgCAGAGCCCTCTACAGCCTGGGAACATGGAGACTTTAAAAAGAGCAGCAGAACTTTTCAGTAGTGTAGTctaatttgttcttttcatttaataatagAGTCCATATTGATCCctcaaaattgaaataaagctgattcttctgtcctcacacactcAGGATCTGAAGTTCTTCTCTTGCATTTTTTCAGTGGATTAAAGTACACTACAGTACTTTAATCCATAGTTCCTGATTAACGAGGAGTTACTGAAgtacatgcttttaaaaaagatGTTGCTCTCTTTACAGATGTGGCAAGAGACTGAAAACATGTTgttgtttgcacatatttaatattcagctctgcacaggagctgaagctgttatgtgacggctgtgtgcagacaggaataggacccaaggtgcagactccagagacaaacgtaaactgaaacagctttaatgctgaactcaaacataacataactggaaaaatcaaaataaactaacaccagcggactgacagaacacacagctaggtAAACGGTAGATcacgacacagacacagagaaacacagggcttaaatacacagagggagcaatcagggaatgggtaacaggagggaaacacagctggggcaaatcaggcctaacgagacaaggggaagcgaaACCAGATACATAACATCAGACaaggaccttcaaaataaaacaggaaacatgacacagactgaactaaagacacagactcacacgcactgcaacagagggaacagagacgtgggaccagggcagacactgactggacacggggatataggaactaaggatacacagagacgcgaactagacaaggggatacagctgacaggggagatagagcaactagagaagacagagacataaaccataagacagaactcaaagaaaccaaagactagaaattataaataataaactcaaaaaccctgggtcaacgacccaggcctCCTAACAGAAGCAGGGTGCAGCCTGTTGcttttacagtataatacttgtaataaaagtacagtaacagtAATTAGTGACTGAGTAGCCTGGGgcgtttctcttgatttctttagtaAATTTCTTTggtaaattcattcacctgcacgGGTTAGCTAAACAAACCCTGACAGCCGAGTGCTCATTTTAGCTAGGACGGTAGTTACGGATTatcttacaaacacatttaacttaCCGAAACAGTGCAGCAGGGCCTCGGGTCCTCCTGTCGGGTAGTCcagtttactgaagaacacctcaggctgtcaggttaaaacactcgGTCGTGTTTTCGTAGCGTAAACGCTGGCCCTCCTGTCAGAGCCTACGCTCTATCTGTCTGCTATTCCCAAACAGAGATACGCAAGTTTCTCCATGACTGCAGCTGCCAGTCAAAGCTACGATAGCGTTACACCCCAATTTAACATCACCGCGGTAGGAATTAGAATCAAACTTATGGGAAAGGAGACCCCTTGAACATCAATCAGCGTGATGAGAACtattgaaaacaaaagacagaatCTTTGGAAAAAATTTATCTGAGgagaattaatttattttagtctGACCCCAGTCCCATCCGCTAACATGGAGGAGGCGGGGTTTATGACCtatactgcagccagacaccagggggcgatagAGACGTTTTGACTTCGCGTCCtccatgttttctacagtcgATGCTGTGTCCCAATAGACtatagctgtgtcccaaaacgttggctgcatcctccggagttcgcatttgaaggagtcgacgaaggctgtcccaattcgtcgactccttcaaatgcggcctacaaatgcgtccttcatttccccgaatttgaaggatgggtcgggtgtgtccttgtcgatatttttccccccgcgcctcagagcaaaagagaaaagggattcaaattTTATATTTCTCAGTATCTGTAAACagcggtccctcgtttatcatctcaaaccaggaagttagcattttctcgtgcacagggtctatTAAGAGACCGCACGCTAgaagtacgcattttaagtgcgattacgtcaccgccacgcgacgacggctgtcccaatcgaagtgtacttcaaatgcatactccaaatgtgccatcgatttccccaaatatcaagcgtggtccggtgcatgcttcgtggtcccatatatcccacaattcatagcgcggcggtgggtgtggataattttgccgcaaaatacggcagaagggagcggccgaagagtgaactgtcaaaagtaagtactgaagattatgtcacttattcatgtgcgaatgtttaataacgaagaacattaaaacattgctgttggccacatgtcggcaaagttatgtgacattagtgatgtttgtactttcagcgttaacttggttttaaagcctttactttatacgccgttcaatagtcgaccttaatcttacagagatgtGATGATtctgtggataattaaagtcagtcatatatccacaaacacaacaagctgaaagtcagtgatgctgctcggtttgcagtcctgaacatcacggcacaagcaggatccactgcactgttaatgtgagctgtgttatattgctgcctctgttcggtggtgtcagccaaacgcactttaacgtgtgtttgaacgagctgacggttcactcgttaagctgaaagaaagatgctttaatcacagcagtcacacatgtgtccactgcaccatctggaactcttcttgtttacactcgtaataacacaaacactaaatcctgcttctctggtgctgttgtgtagcagtgtgtacacctgagactgtcacctgtctgtctgtcctgcactctctctctgtttctttctctctgattgtggaataaaagtatgaacatgtgtttataagttacacttgtgtctgaatcctgcagcttatcacacatttgatttccatgtgtgacgactgcgagtgtccagagtgaggacagactgagggacacactgctgcacatcatctgtgaggctttgcagccctgatgatccaccaggacaaactcagcagtgtgtgaggaagaggaggaggaagaggaggacagggacaggtgctgctagggcgagacagacgtctctcacggagtcctttagtgctgcaggcaggcaaggtgttcaaatagcgcacaacttcTGGTTTTTATTTCAATGTGATAATTGCACAGTTTGCATGAGCATTTAATCTAAGCACTGTGAACAAAACATAGAATAGATCATTAACAGCACGCTGATGCAGAGCTTCTGCCCACAGTGCTTAACACACTTCAAGAAGGTTCCTGGTTTGAATCCCAGCTGGTtctgtctgtgtggagtttgaatTAGATAAAGTATGAACGTACAGGAGGTCAGATGTGTAAGAACATGTCACCAGTTCTCTAGTACTTGAAATGGTACCACTAGTATCTCCATACAGGCGTCTTGAAGCTGAATCACCAACAAAGACTTTTGtaggaaatattaaataaatttcaGTTCAACAAATTTTCCCTGTGTCATTTTTCATTATCACACCTGTTTCACTTAAACATTATATCAGTAATATGAGATTCTCCAGAAAACCAGacttttcttcctcttcaggtCTGATCAGTCAGCAGGCTGTGACTGCAAGgccatttcttcttcactcatccACAGATGTTTCTCCAAGCCAGCTGGGTGGGTCAGTGGCTCAGAGGCTGCAGGATGGAGGAACAAAAGAATCATTAGAATTTGAAACAACCAGAGACGAGACAGAAGGAGGCTGTCACCAAGTCTTCAGTCAGAGTCCAGAATTTATCAGGACAgaaacagatcatctgcagaggcttattgaagagtttcagtcaggtttcagagctcatcacagcacagaaacagctttagtgaaggttacaaatgatcttcttatggcctctgacagtggactcatctctgtgcttgtcctgctagacctcagtgcagcgttcgatactgtcgaccataatatcctattagagcgattagaacatgctgtaggtattacaggtactgtgctgcagtggtttgtatcatatcagctctgttctgggatggACTGGGACGGTTGAGGCAGTGCCATGTGAGGACGCTGGTTTGGGAGCTCTGCACTCGAACCCTTGTATTTACCATATTACTCTTCAAAAATGCCGTGATATTACTTCACATACAAGAGCAACAACATATTAGAAAACAACCATCCCGGTCTATGGACAACATGCCCGAAAAAATTCAAGCCAACAAGATAGAGCAGGACATGAGGGCCTCTCAAGCAACTGCTGGCCCAGCTAGCCTAGCATGCCCAAATGCCACGGAGACAACTGTGGACGAGCAGCAGGCAATCCTGAAGGAGCTGCAATTAATGAAGCAAGAATTGCTGGAGAAAATAGATGAAAAGGCTGCAGAGACCCAAACGGAGCTGCGTAACATCACTGACAGGCTTAATAAAAGACGGGATAAGGTTGAAAGCCACACATCTGAGTTGGAAAAGGGAGTCACTGCTAATTCCGACTCTATTGCAGCTATGCAATCCAACATGAAGAAAGGGTTACCAGCGTGATCCAGCGTGGAAAAAGAGCGAGGATTTGGAGGCTAGGTCACGGCGCTGCAACGTCCGCGTTATGGGGGTAAAGGAGGGACGAGAGCAGGGAACACACCCATCTGAATATGTGTCGGAAATGCTGAAAAAGGCTCTTGCTCCGGAAAAAAAGCCAACTCTGGATAGGGTGCACCGGACCCCCCGCACCAAGCCAACTCAAGATGACCAGCCATCGAGGGCATTTGTAGTGAAATGTCATTACCTCAGAGAAAAGGAACTACTTCTCAGGAAGGCAGCCGAGGCTGGGGTGATAACAACTGCAGACGGTGAGTCTGCCGTACTGCCGGACTTCAACCAAGCTGTGAGTAAACAGCGTGCCGCCTTTACCGAGGTGAGGAATCTACTTCACAGTTGCAACGGAGTCCGCTATGGGCTGAGGTATCCAGCGACGCTGAGGATTACTACCGCGGACGGACAAGAAATGAAGAAGTTCTGAAGAAGTTAACGAGCGCTTGATATATGTCCGTGCCAGGACTCGCTCACACCTGTGACTGTTCTGATTTtgtattatgtaaataaaactgaactgaacggACTCTGTTGGATGCTTTGGAGACATCTCACTGTGTCTCCACTATATTTCTACGTGCAACCAGAAGTAGACAAAACTGCATTTGCTTTATTGAAGAAGACATCAAAAAGGCCATTAAAGTTGTGAATCTGGTGTTTTTAACTCTATAAAGTTACTAAAACATGCAGGTGGAAAGGTGAGCTGATGTCTACCTTCATACTGACCTCCGACTTTGAGCAGCACGGTCTTCTCTCTCCAGATGTTCCTGCTGTCGACTCTGCAGCGGTATCTTCCCATGTCACTGACTGTTGGATGTTTAAGGGTCAGGCTGAGGTTTCCTGTCTCCAGCAGGTTTTTGCTCGTCTCTGTTCGACCTCTGTACTCCTCGTCCTGTTTGTCAGGCTGATCTGATTTGTTCTGATACACGTGGACCATCACCATTGGTTCAGGGTCATCTCGCCACCACTTCACTCTGATGTCATCGGGGAGGTCACATGTGGATTTGAAGGGCAGCTGGATTGACTCCTCCCCATCTTTCACCTCCATCTGACAGACTGAGGACAATGCAGCATGAAATCAGGCATGAAGAGCAAAGACAGTTTAACAGCAAACAGAccagtttaaaaacaacacagtaaAACTGTCACTGTCAGGGTGCTGGGCCATTGAgtttatttagtatttttatgtttctgagATCATTTGTAATCCCTGATTAATGTTCTCTTTCTGTTAGGTTCCATTCATGCCGTTGTCTTCATCTGTGTGTCTCACTCTCCAGGTCTTAGTCATGTCCTTGTGTCTTGTCTCCCCTTTCTGTTCCCATGTTCGCCTCCTTGTGTTTCATCctttctcctctgtctgtcATCTGCATCCATGTGTTTCTCCCCAGCCCGTCATGTGTCtttggtcgtgtccaaattcatgggctgcatcctcctgaggacccggccttcgtggtctacgtgggccgggtcctcagaaggccGGGTAGGCTGGAAGTAAAcggctgtgaaattggacggtctagccttcagattagcgtcatcgctgtctcggtggagtttaataaactcggccgtttgatccttgctatctaaaatataaccagacactggtgtaaattctcgaccgtctcacacttctgtttgacgtttagtcagctgtgtaaaaaccaaggaggaacccacccgggggattaataacgttttattttatctaatctaataactttaatctcagccaaaccgatttactcacgaacaaacaaaacactgaaaaaagcccaacaataacatttgtaggttgtctaagtgacttatatattacgtttaacccgagtagcgaaagtccgcggtgatctgaaaatgatgtgccgggagttgtgccgttctcggccgcatcagtgaccctcgagctcccagctagctatcgagctggtgggtagcagacgtctccgaaaacgtcgaagcactttagcaaagatgcgatatcttgataaaccgagcagatatttgatgtttacacagctactttctcgcctgaaaatatgttaaaagtttattttgtgacccagaaagaatagtaagagtaattttaaaacttagtagcggccgccattgttggaaactgggatatggtaggccacgaaggacacacccatCCTTcgaattcggggaaaaggaggacgcatttgtcggccacATTTAAAGGAGTCgatgaattgggacagccttcggcgcgtcgctgtgacgtaatcggtctacaaatgcggcctcaggaggatgcagcccatgaatttggacacgaccttaGTCTGCATCttagtgtgtttcctgttttattttgacagtctctcgtcccgtgttcagtgtgtttggtTTCGCTTCCCTGTCTCGTCATGTCTGTCCgtcccatgtgtttccacttccctcatcAGCCTTCTGTGTATATACTGTCTCTGCTTTTCCTTTGTCCCTCGTTagtttgtctgttcttctcCAATCATGTTCCTCGGCTGTTGTTTCCAATCATGTTCCACCAATAAACAGCTCGCTTTTCATTAGAAGTTAGTTTTCCCTCCCTGCACCTGCTTTTAGGTCCTCACCACTCACCGCTCCACACGATCTGCACATGTAGATGGTGGTAGTCACAGATATCCAGGGTACTCCTCACTAATTAATCCACAATGTGTGATTTCATTATCACAGCATAAAGAGTTCTTCCTGATGTATTTAAACAGcatcagacagcagcagcatccATGACAGACAGTCTGGAGCAGCAGCAGTCGTGAAGTGACTCGTGTTTATCACATGTATGAGGTTAAcggtgtttggacctgatcacaAAGGAACAGCTGATTATTTAATAGTGAGTAAATTTGAGGTGTGTGGATGTTTACTGCAGGCCTGATAATGATACTCATGCACATAACTCACATCATTTCCTGTGCTGCTAACACTATCAGGATGTGTCACTCATCCTCTGAAGCTGGTGTTTACACTGACGCTGACAGGCTTTGGTATCGTGTACAGTCCTGACCTTTGACATGGAGCTGTACTTGTTTCTTCATCAGGATGTTTCCCTCCCTGCTGCGGGCGGTGCAGGTGTAGGTGTCTGTGTCTGAATCTGTGGGatatttcagggtcagactgaggtctccagccTTCAGCGGGCGTTTCTTCATCTCTGTCCGCTGTCTGTAAAACCAGTGCTGCTCGTCATGCTGGTCAGAGGAGTTCTCAAACAGGTGGATTGTCTTGTCTTTACTGTTGCTCCACTCCACTTTAGCATCTTCAGGCAGGTGAGTTATAGTTTTGCATGGCAGTTGGACAGCATTCACCTCTgcatccacctccacctggTACACTGACAGAAAAGCAAACCACAGAATCAGCTTTGCAGGCAGCAGATGGCATCATGAGCCCCCATCAATCAGCTCTATAGTCTTCAAAGGCTTTACCCCTGAACTCATGCACAGGATGTCAAAGCTGCTGGTTCCTCATAGCCACACAGCAGTGCCATGATAAACCAGGTAACAGCAGTCACATATAGAAGCTTTCAAAATACCCCAAGTATTACATTTAAAAGCACTGGGTGGACATCATTGTACTGGGAGTTAAGGGGCGAATTTTAAAACTAACCTACACCAAGGTGGTTTCTAGCGCCAATGCTAAGCAGCAAGTGAAAACTAATAGaaatgatgtttgtttgttaacaTTTTTACTGCTACCACACCTTTAATGATTAAGACAAAAAGCCCTGCGACAGGCTG
This window of the Maylandia zebra isolate NMK-2024a linkage group LG16, Mzebra_GT3a, whole genome shotgun sequence genome carries:
- the LOC143412869 gene encoding uncharacterized protein LOC143412869; amino-acid sequence: MRPDALDTGDYSLTLRKPRLTDSGNYTCTISDGTQDLTLNNIQLQVKERFPAWSKVLLVLLVLTTVIVSGGLLFYFRLYLMSVYQVEVDAEVNAVQLPCKTITHLPEDAKVEWSNSKDKTIHLFENSSDQHDEQHWFYRQRTEMKKRPLKAGDLSLTLKYPTDSDTDTYTCTARSREGNILMKKQVQLHVKVCQMEVKDGEESIQLPFKSTCDLPDDIRVKWWRDDPEPMVMVHVYQNKSDQPDKQDEEYRGRTETSKNLLETGNLSLTLKHPTVSDMGRYRCRVDSRNIWREKTVLLKVGASEPLTHPAGLEKHLWMSEEEMALQSQPAD